The following proteins are co-located in the Cupriavidus pauculus genome:
- a CDS encoding PGDYG domain-containing protein, producing the protein MQTLQDIDLRHDPAARWYVKDETVQVTFAAEPGELASREGPNRYRVADAIVTGATGDRWVVSRDRFDARYVAAGPQAHGEPGPYRSQPVPVLAKAMPQPFAIARSAGGDVLTGKPGDWLMQYAPGDHGITERARFEAVYRPAPGGDPAA; encoded by the coding sequence ATGCAGACGCTACAGGACATCGACCTGCGCCACGATCCCGCCGCGCGCTGGTACGTCAAGGATGAAACGGTGCAGGTGACGTTCGCCGCCGAACCGGGCGAGCTGGCCAGCCGCGAGGGCCCCAACCGCTACCGGGTGGCCGACGCCATCGTGACCGGCGCCACGGGCGACCGCTGGGTGGTGTCGCGCGACCGCTTCGACGCCCGCTACGTCGCGGCGGGGCCGCAAGCGCACGGCGAGCCCGGCCCGTATCGCAGCCAGCCCGTGCCGGTGCTGGCCAAGGCCATGCCGCAGCCGTTCGCCATCGCCCGCTCGGCCGGCGGCGACGTGCTGACCGGCAAGCCCGGCGACTGGCTGATGCAGTACGCGCCCGGCGACCATGGGATCACCGAGCGCGCACGGTTCGAAGCGGTGTACCGCCCGGCCCCGGGCGGCGATCCGGCGGCCTAG
- a CDS encoding PaaI family thioesterase, translated as MNEIIPAAPGTPDKPYFGIEIPLMRLLGLQPVHMEDGLCRTRLPANPHVVNSRGDVHGGTLMAVLDFTLSGAARSHAPLDVGVITIDMSTHFLAAARGELTFEARTMRRGNKIAFCEGEARDASGTVCCVARASFKLVQLAGGN; from the coding sequence GTGAACGAGATCATCCCCGCGGCACCGGGTACGCCGGACAAGCCTTATTTCGGTATCGAGATTCCGCTGATGCGGCTGCTGGGCCTGCAGCCGGTGCACATGGAAGACGGGCTGTGCCGCACGCGGCTGCCGGCCAATCCGCATGTGGTGAACAGCCGGGGCGACGTGCACGGCGGCACGCTGATGGCGGTGCTCGATTTCACGCTGAGCGGCGCGGCGCGGTCGCATGCGCCGCTGGACGTGGGGGTCATCACGATCGACATGTCGACCCATTTCCTGGCCGCCGCGCGCGGGGAACTGACGTTCGAGGCGCGCACGATGCGCCGGGGCAACAAGATCGCGTTCTGCGAGGGCGAGGCTCGCGACGCGTCGGGCACGGTCTGCTGCGTGGCCCGGGCGTCGTTCAAGCTCGTGCAGCTGGCCGGCGGGAACTAG
- the thiD gene encoding bifunctional hydroxymethylpyrimidine kinase/phosphomethylpyrimidine kinase — protein MLPTPPRTLTIAGSDSGGGAGIQADLKTFAALGCFGMSAITAITAQNTLGVTGVHAIPAEMVAAQIDAVADDIGVDAAKTGMLGTASIVEAVAGAVDRHGVARLVVDPVMISTSGATLSDDATSQAMVRLLFPRAMLVTPNLPEASYLLGRRIARRADMEAAAAELLAMGCRAVLLKGGHLEDDGPAAAGLDDLLMLADGTVRVFTHPRIDTPNLHGTGCTLAAAIASQLARGDALPDAVGTALDFVAQAIAAGAHLRLGAGNGPLNHGFAPRVLG, from the coding sequence ATGCTCCCCACGCCACCCCGCACCCTGACCATCGCCGGTTCCGACTCCGGCGGCGGCGCCGGCATCCAGGCGGACCTGAAGACGTTTGCCGCGCTCGGCTGCTTTGGCATGAGCGCGATCACGGCCATCACGGCCCAGAACACGCTGGGCGTGACGGGCGTGCACGCCATTCCGGCCGAAATGGTGGCGGCCCAGATCGACGCCGTGGCCGACGACATCGGGGTGGACGCCGCCAAGACCGGCATGCTCGGCACGGCGTCCATCGTCGAGGCCGTGGCCGGCGCGGTGGACCGGCATGGCGTCGCCCGGCTCGTGGTGGACCCGGTGATGATCTCGACGTCGGGCGCGACGCTGTCCGACGATGCCACCAGCCAGGCCATGGTGCGCCTGCTGTTCCCGCGCGCGATGCTGGTCACGCCGAACCTGCCCGAGGCGTCGTACCTGCTCGGGCGCCGCATCGCCCGCCGCGCCGACATGGAAGCCGCCGCGGCCGAACTGCTGGCGATGGGCTGCCGGGCCGTGCTGCTCAAGGGCGGCCATCTGGAGGACGACGGCCCGGCCGCCGCCGGTCTTGACGACCTGCTGATGCTGGCCGACGGCACCGTCCGTGTATTCACGCATCCGCGCATCGACACCCCGAACCTGCATGGCACCGGCTGCACGCTGGCGGCGGCCATTGCGTCGCAGCTCGCGCGCGGCGACGCCCTGCCCGACGCCGTGGGCACCGCGCTCGACTTCGTGGCCCAGGCCATCGCGGCGGGCGCGCATCTGCGCCTGGGCGCCGGCAACGGCCCGCTGAACCACGGCTTCGCGCCGCGCGTGCTGGGCTGA